From a single Phocoena sinus isolate mPhoSin1 chromosome 1, mPhoSin1.pri, whole genome shotgun sequence genomic region:
- the G0S2 gene encoding G0/G1 switch protein 2, with the protein METVQELIPLAKELMAQKPRRNLVRLYVLGGVLALFGAMLGLMETLCSPFTAADSLREREAAVAELQAARERQALRARALLEKSKQLEAVQGCRAPTNRLHAS; encoded by the coding sequence ATGGAAACTGTCCAGGAGCTGATTCCTCTGGCCAAGGAGCTGATGGCGCAGAAGCCCAGACGGAATCTGGTGAGGCTGTACGTGCTGGGCGGCGTGCTGGCGCTCTTCGGCGCCATGCTCGGCCTGATGGAGACCTTGTGCAGCCCCTTCACGGCCGCCGACAGCCTGCGGGAGCGGGAGGCAGCGGTGGCCGAGCTGCAGGCCGCCCGGGAACGACAGGCCCTCCGGGCGCGGGCCCTGCTGGAGAAAAGCAAGCAGCTGGAGGCCGTCCAGGGCTGCCGGGCCCCGACCAACCGGCTGCACGCCTCGTAG